One genomic segment of Jaculus jaculus isolate mJacJac1 chromosome 2, mJacJac1.mat.Y.cur, whole genome shotgun sequence includes these proteins:
- the Upk3b gene encoding uroplakin-3b — protein MGLAQWQPHPRLLLVLMVLRWLPPSLSLELIPYTPQITAGTLEGKVTASTFSLEQPRCVFDGYASANETIWLVVAFSNASRDFQNPPTVAKIPASPQLLTDGHYMTLPLFLDQLPCEEPKGGGGDVPVLRVGNDFGCRQQPYCNAPLPDPGPYRVKFLLMDVSGSPKAETKWSDPIALHQGKAPSSIDTWPGRRSGCMIVIASILPSLAGLLLLAFLAASTMHFSSLWWPEEAPEQLRIGSFRGKRYMTHHIPPSEAATLPVGCEPGLDPLPSLSP, from the exons ATGGGGCTTGCCCAGTGGCAGCCTCACCCCAGGCTGCTGCTGGTCCTCATGGTGTTAAGGTGGCTGCCACCCAGCTTGAGTCTAG AGTTGATCCCTTACACGCCGCAGATAACAGCCGGGACCCTGGAAGGAAAGGTCACAGCCTCCACCTTCTCCTTGGAGCAGCCCCGCTGTGTCTTTGATGGGTATGCCTCGGCCAATGAAACCATCTGGCTGGTGGTGGCATTCAGCAATG CCTCCAGGGACTTCCAGAACCCACCAACCGTGGCTAAGATCCCAGCCTCCCCACAGCTCCTGACTGATGGCCACTATATGACGTTGCCTTTGTTCCTGGACCAGCTGCCCTGTGAGGAGCCGAAGGGTGGCGGCGGGGACGTGCCCGTGCTGCGCGTGGGCAATGACTTCGGCTGTCGCCAGCAGCCCTACTGCAACGCCCCCCTCCCGGACCCCGGTCCCTACCG CGTGAAGTTCCTCCTGATGGACGTCAGCGGCTCTCCCAAGGCCGAGACCAAGTGGTCAGACCCCATCGCTCTTCACCAAG GGAAGGCACCAAGCTCCATTGACACGTGGCCTGGGCGGCGGAGCGGCTGCATGATCGTCATCGCGtccatcctcccctccctggcTGGTCTCCTGCTGCTGGCTTTCCTGGCAGCCTCCACGATGCACTT CTCTAGCCTGTGGTGGCCGGAGGAAGCCCCCGAGCAGCTCCGAATCGGCTCCTTCAGGGGAAAGCGCTATATGACCCACCATATCCCACCCAGCGAAGCGGCCACGCTGCCCGTGGGCTGTGAGCCGGGCCTGGATCCCCTTCCCAGCCTCAGTCCCTAG